A window from Strix uralensis isolate ZFMK-TIS-50842 chromosome 36, bStrUra1, whole genome shotgun sequence encodes these proteins:
- the LOC141937044 gene encoding antigen WC1.1-like codes for MKIMQEENKGMLSLWPLCQLQRQCPVTTPGASLCSQGNTAAVICSGSVSFGSLRLVGGGSRCDGRVEIFQDGAWGRVLDDQWDVQEASVVCRQLRCGEAGTAYNPPKPERGMGPVGLRGVRCAGHEANLSLCNTSLPETTLAAVVVEDVGVICGGSRWLRLVNGAGRCAGRVEIYYQGMWGTVCDDGWDLSDAAVVCHQLGCGGAVEAAGSARFGEGSGQIWLDGVNCSGTEAALWDCPAGPWGQHNCGHKEDAGVICSEFMDLRLENSDGCSGRLQVFYNGTWGSVCSNSMTLNTVMLVCKELSCGDGGSLERRQPSGRESGPAWLDRVQCGERNSSFWQCPSTPWNPQSCQDLREETNITCNGGRPEMPLAPLAPCPNSTSCTAREKIRAVGGEDECSGRVEVWHRGSWGTVCDDSWDIRDAEVACRQLGCGRAVSALREAVFGMGMGPIWLEQVECQGTELSLQDCWARPGDSGACRHKEDAAVRCSATPRMATSPPQAVPTRGRQTSSGRVSVPVIICIILGALLCLLLALLAGQVLSTRAARRGSRRAQESFLEAVYEEIGYSPALEKQARFGHSVHAPSGAWSVGSVGEHPGPGPKREAFSQSALTVPAGQPLYYCPCTPCDTRGVREGAVLGQLWSTFGTGT; via the exons ATGAAAATaatgcaggaggaaaacaagggcatgttgtccctctggcctctctgccAGCTACAGAGG cagtgcccagtgaccaccCCGGGGGCCTCACTGtgctcccaagggaacactgctgctgtcatttgctcag gctcagtcAGCTTTGGATCCCTGCGGCTGGTGGGCGGAGGGAGCCGCTGCGATGGAcgagtggagatcttccaggatggggcatggggcagagtcctggatgaCCAGTGGGACGTGCAGGAGGCCAgcgtggtgtgccggcagctgcggtgtggggaggccgggacagcctacaaccccccaaagcctgagcgagGCATGGGCCCCGTGGGGCTGCGAGGGGTGCGGTGCGCAGGGCATGAGGCCAACCTGAGcctctgcaacacctccctgcctgagacCACGCTGGCGGCAGTGGTTGTGGAGGACGTGGGAGTCATTTGTGGGG GGAGTCGGTGGCTCCGGCTGGTgaacggggccgggcgctgcgcagggagagtggagatctactaccagggtatgtgggggactgtctgcgacgatggctgggacctgtctgaTGCTGCCGTCgtctgccaccagctgggctgcggaggggcagtggaggcagccggctctgctcggttcggggaaggctccgggcagatctggctggatggtgTGAACTGTTCTGGGAcagaagctgctctctgggactgcccagctgggccctgggggcagcacaACTGCGGGCACAAAGAGGATGCgggagtcatctgctcag agttcatggacctgaggctggagaacagtgacggcTGCTCTGGACGCCTGCAGGTTTTCTACAACGGGACATGGGGGAGCGTTTGCTCCAACTCGATGACTCTCAACACGGTGATGCTGGTGTGTAAGGAGCTgagctgtggggatggaggatcccTGGAAAGACGCCAGCCCTCTGGTAGGGagtctggccctgcctggctggatcgcgtgcagtgtggggagagaaacagctccttctggcagtgtccctccactccctggaacccacagtcatgCCAAGACCTGCGAGAGGAGACCAACATCACCTGTAACG ggGGACGCCCAGAAATGCCCCTGGCCCCGTTGGCCCCGTGCCCCAACTCCAcgagctgcacag ccagggagaagattcgtGCCGTGGGCGGTGAGGACGAGTGCTCgggcagagtggaggtctggcaccgtggctcctgggggacGGTGTGTGACGACTCCTGGGACATACGGGATGCCGAAGTGgcgtgcaggcagctgggctgtggccgtGCAGTGTCTGCCCTGCGTGAGGCTGtgtttgggatggggatgggccccatctggctggagcaggtggagtgcCAGGGGACGGAGTTatccctgcaggactgctgggcccggcctggggacagcggtgcttgccggcataaggaagacgctgccgtgcgctgctcag ctACACCCAGGATGGCAACATCCCCACCTCAAGCAG ttCCCACCCGAGGCCGTCAGACCAGCAGCGGAAGAGTCTCAGTGCccgtcatcatctgcatcatcctgggggcccttctctgcctgctcctggccctcttggctgggcaagtgctgagcaccagggctgcacgcagag gctccaggagagctcaggagtCCTTCCTTGAGGCTGTGTATGAGGAGATTGGTTACAGCCCAGCTTTGGagaagcaggccaggtttggtcactcag TCCATGCTCCCTCTGGTGCTTGGAGCGTGGGGTCTGTGGGAGAGCATCCAGGTCCTGGGcccaagagagaagctttctCCCAGTCAGCTCtgactgtcccagctggacagCCCCTTTATTactgcccctgcaccccatgtgACACccgaggagtgagggaaggggctgtcctAGGGCAGCTCTGGAGCACTTTTGGGACAGG gacgTAA